TAGTCTTATGAACGCGCTCATGCAAAAAAAAGATCTTGTAAAAACCTCAAGTAAACCAGGGAAGACGCGAACAGCGAACATATTTTTTGTAAATGAAAAATACCACTTCACTGATCTCCCAGGGTATGGTTTTGCCAAAATGGGGCAAACGATGCGAGAAGATTTAGACTCTCTTATATCATGGTATCTTGAAGAAAAGAAACATACTATTAAACAAGTAGTACTTGTATGTGATGGAAAAATCTGACCTCAGCAAACAGATATAGATATGTACAAGTATATTACTGAGGATATTAAACTCCCAATCACGGTGGTTATGAGTAAGATTGATAAACTTTGAAAATGAGAAGTATCAAAAACAAAAGCCTTTACTCAAAGTGTATTTTTTTGAGCGAGAGTTATGACAATATCTTCTGTAAAAAAAGATGGAATAGATGACCTGAGAAAGGTGATATGAGAAGCTCTTTCACACAGAGAACAAAAAAAATAAACTCTCAAATTTGAGAATTTATTTATGGAGCTTTGAATGTTTTAGGATTAATTATTTCTCACTGGTAATATATATCTACTATTTTAGCAG
This genomic interval from Candidatus Gracilibacteria bacterium contains the following:
- a CDS encoding YihA family ribosome biogenesis GTP-binding protein; protein product: MKIVSSEFVKSVSIQDEKIFFEKRNEVVFVGRSNVGKSSLMNALMQKKDLVKTSSKPGKTRTANIFFVNEKYHFTDLPGYGFAKMGQTMREDLDSLISWYLEEKKHTIKQVVLVCDGKIGPQQTDIDMYKYITEDIKLPITVVMSKIDKLGKGEVSKTKAFTQSVFFGARVMTISSVKKDGIDDLRKVIGEALSHREQKK